One Acidimicrobiia bacterium DNA segment encodes these proteins:
- a CDS encoding 50S ribosomal protein L29: MAKDIVYRELDDAALLRELAETKDALFKKRFENATGQLDNVSVLKKLRKDIARFNTELRSREIEAAEALENQRENA, encoded by the coding sequence ATGGCCAAGGACATTGTCTACCGGGAGCTCGACGATGCCGCGCTGCTGCGGGAACTGGCCGAGACCAAGGACGCCTTGTTCAAGAAGCGTTTCGAGAACGCCACCGGCCAACTCGACAACGTGAGCGTCCTGAAGAAGCTTCGCAAGGACATCGCACGATTCAACACCGAGCTTCGGTCCCGCGAGATTGAGGCGGCCGAAGCGCTTGAGAACCAGAGGGAGAACGCCTGA
- a CDS encoding 50S ribosomal protein L22 translates to MAFGTKTNERPGTRAEVKYLRVSAYKAREVLDLIRNLHVDDADGVLEFTDRAVAGEIRKVLAAAVANAEHNDSMDPNELCVSACFADEGPTLKRWRPRARGRATRIRKRTCHITVIVSRMDPKKLAQRQARTTAAVGRGGVRRDAAEARRARVAKSQAARAARQPDHDHDADEVSTDEVSTDEVSTDEVIEAEAPAETVVTDAPEDNLEAGEPPLEVPTDESEASASDEEKS, encoded by the coding sequence ATGGCCTTCGGAACCAAGACCAACGAACGTCCCGGTACCCGTGCCGAGGTGAAGTACCTTCGAGTTTCCGCCTACAAGGCACGCGAGGTCCTCGACCTCATCCGGAACCTGCACGTCGACGATGCCGACGGGGTGCTCGAGTTCACCGATCGGGCAGTGGCGGGCGAGATTCGCAAGGTCCTGGCGGCGGCCGTGGCCAACGCGGAGCACAACGACTCGATGGACCCCAATGAACTGTGCGTATCGGCTTGTTTCGCCGATGAGGGCCCCACCCTCAAGCGGTGGCGTCCCCGGGCCCGTGGCCGAGCGACCCGCATCCGCAAGCGCACCTGCCACATCACCGTGATCGTCAGCCGCATGGACCCCAAGAAATTGGCTCAACGCCAGGCTCGTACCACCGCGGCGGTGGGTCGGGGGGGTGTCCGGCGCGATGCGGCGGAGGCCCGGCGGGCCCGCGTGGCCAAGAGCCAGGCGGCTCGGGCGGCGCGTCAGCCCGACCACGACCACGATGCCGACGAGGTGAGCACCGACGAGGTGAGCACCGACGAGGTGAGCACCGACGAGGTGATTGAGGCGGAAGCCCCGGCGGAGACGGTGGTCACCGATGCACCCGAGGACAACCTCGAGGCGGGCGAACCCCCCCTCGAGGTACCCACCGATGAGTCCGAGGCATCAGCCTCGGATGAGGAGAAGAGCTGA
- a CDS encoding 50S ribosomal protein L23, whose amino-acid sequence MKDPRDIILAPIVSEKSFALSEGGAYTFKVHPSASKPEIHDAVEAIFGVKVLKVNTLNRKGKRKRNRKTSGFGSRPDTKRAIVTLIEGQTIDLFQG is encoded by the coding sequence ATCAAGGACCCCCGCGACATCATCCTCGCTCCCATTGTGAGCGAGAAGTCCTTCGCCCTCTCCGAGGGCGGGGCCTATACCTTCAAGGTGCACCCCAGCGCTTCTAAGCCCGAGATACACGACGCCGTCGAGGCGATCTTTGGGGTGAAGGTCCTGAAGGTGAACACCCTCAACCGGAAGGGCAAGCGGAAGCGCAACCGCAAGACCTCCGGGTTTGGCAGCCGACCCGACACCAAGCGAGCGATCGTGACCCTCATCGAGGGTCAGACGATCGACCTCTTCCAGGGATAG
- a CDS encoding 50S ribosomal protein L14 translates to MIQQESRLRVADNSGAKEVLCIRVLGGTKRRYASIGDVFVATVKDAIPGAAVKKGEVVKCVVVRVKKEKRRPDGSYIRFDENAAVLINDQMNPRGTRIFGPVGRELRDKKFMKIVSLAPEVL, encoded by the coding sequence ATGATTCAACAGGAGAGCCGTCTTCGGGTGGCGGATAACAGCGGGGCCAAGGAGGTCCTGTGCATCCGTGTGCTCGGTGGAACGAAACGGCGCTACGCCAGCATCGGTGACGTGTTCGTCGCCACCGTCAAGGACGCTATCCCCGGCGCAGCGGTCAAGAAGGGCGAGGTCGTCAAGTGCGTCGTCGTGCGGGTGAAGAAGGAGAAGCGCCGTCCCGACGGTAGCTACATCCGCTTCGACGAGAACGCCGCCGTGCTCATCAACGACCAGATGAACCCTCGGGGCACCCGAATCTTCGGCCCGGTGGGCCGAGAGTTGCGGGACAAGAAGTTCATGAAAATCGTGTCCCTGGCTCCGGAGGTGCTGTAA
- a CDS encoding elongation factor Tu — protein sequence GTEMCMPGDNTVMHVELIHPIAMDEGLRFAIREGGRTVGAGRVTKIIK from the coding sequence GGGTACGGAGATGTGCATGCCGGGTGATAACACGGTGATGCATGTGGAGTTGATTCATCCGATTGCGATGGACGAGGGCCTGCGGTTTGCTATCCGTGAGGGTGGCCGTACCGTGGGCGCCGGTCGCGTCACCAAGATCATCAAGTAG
- a CDS encoding type Z 30S ribosomal protein S14 has product MAKKALIEKQQRTPKFKVRAYTRCKRCGRPHSVYRKFGLCRICLREMVHAGEIPGVTKASW; this is encoded by the coding sequence ATGGCCAAGAAAGCACTGATCGAAAAACAACAGCGGACCCCGAAGTTCAAGGTTCGTGCCTACACCCGCTGTAAGCGCTGTGGGCGTCCGCATTCCGTCTACCGCAAGTTCGGCCTGTGCCGGATCTGTTTGCGGGAGATGGTCCACGCCGGGGAAATCCCCGGTGTGACGAAGGCCAGTTGGTGA
- a CDS encoding 30S ribosomal protein S8, whose product MTMTDPISDMLTRIRNANVAMHDDVRMPSSKVKEALATILHKEGYIDGFDVADNTERPGRVLSIKMKYSPERARVISGLRRVSKPGLRVYSQSTKVPRVLGGLGVAVLSTSQGLMTDREARKRNVGGEILCFVW is encoded by the coding sequence ATGACCATGACCGACCCGATCTCCGACATGCTCACTCGCATTCGCAACGCCAACGTTGCGATGCACGACGACGTGCGCATGCCCAGTTCCAAGGTGAAAGAGGCCCTCGCCACCATCCTCCACAAGGAGGGCTACATCGATGGCTTTGATGTGGCCGACAACACCGAACGCCCTGGACGCGTGCTGTCCATCAAGATGAAGTACTCGCCCGAGCGAGCCCGTGTGATCTCCGGCCTGCGCCGGGTGTCCAAGCCGGGCCTGCGTGTCTACAGTCAGTCCACCAAGGTCCCCCGGGTCCTCGGTGGTCTCGGGGTGGCCGTCCTCTCAACCAGCCAGGGGCTCATGACCGACCGCGAAGCGCGCAAGCGCAACGTGGGCGGCGAGATCCTCTGCTTCGTGTGGTGA
- a CDS encoding 50S ribosomal protein L2, producing MALRKRKPTSPGRRFQTVSDFAELTKTTPEKSLLAPKHNTGGRNNYGRKTARHKGGGHKQRYRMIDFKRTKDGVPAKVAAVEYDPNRNCRILLLHYLDGEKRYILAPKDVGVGAMLQSGQGSEIRPGNALPLRYIPVGTTVHAIELYPGGGAKMGRSAGTAVQLVAKEGDYATLRLPSTEMRRVPINCRATVGEVGNSEAELIKIGKAGRNRWKGVKPQTRGVAMNPVDHPLGGGEGKTSGGRHPVSPWGKPEGRTRDKTKPSQKLIVRRRRTRGSRR from the coding sequence ATGGCCCTTCGCAAACGCAAGCCCACCAGCCCCGGTCGTCGATTCCAGACGGTCTCCGACTTCGCCGAGCTCACCAAGACGACGCCCGAGAAGTCACTGCTGGCGCCCAAGCACAACACTGGTGGCCGCAACAACTACGGCCGCAAAACGGCCCGTCACAAAGGTGGCGGCCACAAGCAGCGCTACCGCATGATCGACTTCAAGCGCACCAAGGACGGCGTGCCGGCCAAGGTGGCTGCGGTGGAGTACGACCCCAACCGCAACTGTCGCATACTGCTCCTCCATTACCTCGATGGTGAGAAGCGTTACATCCTCGCCCCGAAAGACGTAGGCGTGGGCGCCATGCTGCAGTCGGGCCAGGGTTCGGAGATCCGTCCGGGCAACGCCCTTCCGCTGCGCTACATCCCCGTGGGCACCACCGTGCACGCCATTGAGTTGTACCCCGGCGGTGGCGCCAAGATGGGTCGTTCCGCCGGCACGGCCGTGCAGTTGGTGGCCAAGGAAGGCGACTACGCCACGCTGCGTCTGCCCAGCACCGAGATGCGCCGGGTTCCGATCAACTGCCGGGCGACCGTTGGTGAAGTTGGCAACTCCGAAGCCGAACTCATCAAGATCGGCAAGGCAGGCCGCAACCGCTGGAAGGGCGTCAAACCCCAAACCCGCGGTGTGGCGATGAACCCCGTCGACCACCCCCTCGGTGGCGGCGAGGGCAAAACCTCCGGTGGTCGGCACCCAGTGTCGCCATGGGGCAAGCCCGAAGGCCGCACCCGAGACAAGACCAAGCCGTCCCAAAAACTCATCGTCCGCCGGCGCCGTACGCGCGGCAGTCGGAGGTAG
- a CDS encoding 50S ribosomal protein L16 codes for MLMPKKVKHRKQHRGRMRGQSKGGSEVTFGDYGIQALEPGWITARQIEAARIAMTRKTRRGGKVWITVFPDKPVTEKPAETRMGSGKGNPERWVAVVKPGRILFELSYPDPVLAREAIERAIQKLPIKARFVAREEAL; via the coding sequence ATGTTGATGCCTAAGAAGGTCAAACACCGCAAGCAGCATCGTGGGCGCATGCGCGGTCAGAGCAAGGGTGGTAGCGAGGTCACCTTCGGCGACTACGGCATCCAGGCCCTAGAGCCGGGGTGGATCACCGCCCGTCAGATCGAAGCGGCTCGTATCGCCATGACCCGTAAGACCCGCCGGGGTGGCAAGGTCTGGATCACCGTCTTCCCGGACAAACCCGTCACCGAAAAGCCCGCCGAGACTCGGATGGGATCGGGCAAGGGCAACCCGGAACGTTGGGTCGCCGTGGTGAAGCCGGGCCGCATCCTCTTCGAACTTTCCTATCCCGATCCGGTCTTGGCCCGCGAAGCTATCGAGCGCGCCATTCAGAAGCTGCCAATCAAGGCCCGCTTCGTCGCTCGTGAGGAGGCCCTCTAA
- a CDS encoding 50S ribosomal protein L3 → MATKAIVGEKIGMTQVWDDENRVVPVTVLRVKPCRVVKVKTDERDGYTALQVTFGTKKASKITKPKLGQFEKAGVEPGPRLVELRLDDVSEYSVGQELKADLLSNGDKVDVTAVSKGKGFAGAMKRHGFGGMPASHGTHRTHRAPGSVGACATPSRVFKGQRMAGRMGGEKVTTLNLLVVTADADRDIVLVRGSVPGPKGGLVLIRNAVKADV, encoded by the coding sequence ATGGCCACCAAAGCAATCGTGGGTGAGAAAATAGGAATGACGCAGGTCTGGGACGACGAGAACCGCGTGGTGCCCGTTACCGTCCTTCGGGTCAAGCCGTGTCGTGTCGTGAAGGTCAAGACCGACGAGCGGGATGGTTACACCGCCCTCCAGGTCACCTTCGGCACGAAGAAGGCTTCCAAGATCACCAAGCCCAAGCTCGGGCAGTTTGAGAAGGCGGGCGTCGAACCCGGTCCGCGGCTCGTGGAACTGCGGCTTGACGACGTCTCAGAGTATTCGGTGGGCCAAGAACTGAAGGCCGACCTCCTCTCCAACGGCGACAAGGTTGATGTCACGGCCGTCAGCAAGGGCAAGGGCTTTGCCGGGGCGATGAAGCGCCACGGCTTCGGCGGCATGCCCGCCTCCCACGGCACCCACCGCACGCACCGAGCCCCGGGCTCAGTGGGCGCTTGCGCTACGCCCTCGCGGGTATTCAAGGGCCAGCGGATGGCCGGTCGCATGGGTGGCGAGAAGGTCACCACCTTGAACCTCCTGGTGGTGACGGCCGATGCCGATCGCGACATCGTCCTCGTCCGCGGCTCGGTACCCGGGCCCAAGGGTGGGCTTGTGCTGATCCGTAACGCTGTGAAGGCGGATGTCTGA
- a CDS encoding 30S ribosomal protein S3, with protein sequence MGQKVNPYGFRLGVTTEWKSRWFADRKEYGAFIIEDWKIRDFIMVQLPHAAISRVEIERTRDKLRVDVHTARPGIVIGRRGAEADRMRAGLTVITGNNKVQLNIQEIKQPELDAALIAQGVADQLAGRVAFRRAMKRAVQNAQKAGALGIRVQCSGRLGGSEMSRTEWYREGRVPLHTLRADIDYGFREARTPVGRIGVKVWLYKGDILPYKSSNDDKINREAAMAVGETSGAAGAPRRVVSSSAASRRPVTADGDLAAEAEPLVKEADPELERLLAEEEEIERLTVEHHETPKFHPGDAD encoded by the coding sequence ATGGGTCAGAAGGTCAACCCCTACGGCTTCCGCCTCGGTGTTACCACCGAGTGGAAGTCCCGTTGGTTCGCCGACCGCAAGGAGTACGGCGCCTTCATTATCGAGGACTGGAAAATCCGTGACTTCATCATGGTTCAGCTTCCCCATGCCGCCATCTCGCGGGTGGAGATCGAGCGCACCCGGGACAAGCTTCGGGTAGATGTGCACACCGCCCGACCTGGCATTGTGATCGGCCGACGCGGTGCCGAGGCTGATCGCATGCGGGCAGGGCTCACCGTCATTACTGGCAACAACAAGGTGCAGCTCAACATCCAAGAGATCAAACAACCCGAGCTGGATGCCGCCCTTATTGCCCAGGGCGTCGCCGATCAACTCGCTGGCCGCGTGGCCTTCCGTCGAGCCATGAAGCGTGCCGTCCAGAATGCGCAGAAGGCCGGTGCCCTTGGTATCCGGGTTCAGTGCTCGGGCCGCCTCGGCGGGTCGGAGATGTCTCGCACCGAGTGGTACCGCGAGGGCCGGGTACCGCTGCATACGCTCCGGGCCGACATCGACTACGGCTTCCGTGAAGCCCGCACCCCCGTTGGGCGGATCGGCGTAAAGGTGTGGCTCTACAAGGGCGACATTCTTCCGTACAAATCTTCCAACGACGATAAGATCAACCGTGAGGCCGCTATGGCCGTGGGTGAGACCTCCGGCGCTGCCGGTGCTCCCCGCCGAGTGGTGTCGAGTTCCGCGGCTTCTCGTCGGCCCGTGACCGCCGATGGCGACTTGGCGGCCGAAGCTGAACCCCTGGTCAAGGAGGCTGATCCCGAGTTGGAGCGCCTTTTGGCCGAGGAAGAGGAGATCGAGCGCCTTACCGTTGAGCACCACGAGACGCCCAAGTTCCACCCGGGAGATGCCGACTGA
- a CDS encoding 50S ribosomal protein L24 — protein sequence MAGLKIKKGDKVQVLTGKDRGETGQVARVFPSAGKIIVDGVNVAKKHQKATKATMQGGIIDKDMPLPIANVALVCPACGQPTRVGYRHDPDGTKVRMCKKCGKDIE from the coding sequence ATGGCCGGCCTCAAGATCAAAAAGGGCGACAAGGTGCAGGTGCTGACCGGCAAGGATCGTGGCGAAACCGGCCAGGTCGCGCGGGTGTTCCCCTCCGCGGGGAAGATCATCGTCGACGGCGTCAATGTGGCCAAGAAGCACCAAAAGGCCACCAAGGCCACGATGCAGGGCGGCATCATCGACAAGGACATGCCCTTGCCCATCGCCAACGTGGCGCTGGTGTGCCCGGCGTGCGGCCAGCCCACTCGGGTGGGTTACCGGCACGACCCCGACGGCACCAAGGTACGCATGTGCAAGAAGTGTGGAAAGGACATCGAGTGA
- a CDS encoding 50S ribosomal protein L18, with product MTVTAQHKREARIRRHRRVRKKVEGSAERPRLAVFRSNKHISAQVIDDRSGCTIASASTQETDLREGGTSNKGAAIKVGQLVAERAKAAGVTKVVFDRGGNLYHGRVAAVADAARDAGLEL from the coding sequence ATGACCGTGACCGCACAGCACAAGCGAGAAGCCCGCATCCGTCGCCACCGTCGCGTGCGCAAAAAGGTGGAAGGTTCGGCCGAGCGCCCGCGCCTGGCTGTCTTCCGCTCGAACAAGCACATCTCCGCTCAGGTGATCGACGACCGCTCCGGTTGCACGATCGCATCGGCGTCCACCCAAGAGACCGACCTGCGAGAGGGTGGAACCAGCAACAAGGGTGCTGCCATCAAGGTTGGTCAGCTCGTCGCCGAGCGGGCTAAGGCCGCTGGCGTCACCAAGGTCGTCTTCGATCGAGGCGGCAACCTCTACCACGGTCGGGTGGCGGCAGTCGCTGACGCCGCCCGTGACGCTGGACTGGAGCTCTAG
- a CDS encoding 30S ribosomal protein S19, with amino-acid sequence MPRSLKKGPFVDDHLLKKVDVLNEKGEKKVIKTWSRRSTIIPEMVGHTIAVHDGRKHVPVYVTEAMVGHKLGEFSPTRTFRFHAGMEKQARGRR; translated from the coding sequence ATGCCCCGCAGCCTCAAAAAGGGTCCCTTCGTGGACGATCATCTTCTCAAGAAGGTGGACGTCCTCAACGAGAAGGGCGAAAAAAAGGTCATCAAGACTTGGAGCCGTCGCTCGACCATCATCCCGGAGATGGTTGGTCACACCATTGCCGTTCACGATGGTCGTAAGCATGTCCCGGTGTATGTCACCGAGGCCATGGTTGGGCACAAACTCGGCGAATTCTCCCCCACGCGAACCTTCAGGTTCCACGCGGGTATGGAGAAGCAGGCTCGAGGGCGGCGATAG
- a CDS encoding 50S ribosomal protein L4: MPTLEKKDAAGKAAGSVELDEAMFGIEPNLPVLHQVVTAQLAAKRSGSQSTKTRAEVRGGGAKPWNQKGTGRARAGSSRSPIWTGGGVIHAPKPRSYAQRTPKKMIRLALKSALSDRAASERILVLDWGIDAPSTKSAMAALAANGVDGRVLVVLRPEDQAIWKSLRNLDNIHVCGIGELNAYDILVSDWLVFTPDTLPVDRPVTRGHHAAEEAS, from the coding sequence ATGCCCACGTTGGAGAAGAAGGACGCCGCCGGGAAAGCCGCCGGGTCGGTGGAACTCGATGAGGCCATGTTCGGGATTGAGCCGAACCTCCCGGTTCTGCACCAGGTGGTGACGGCACAATTGGCCGCCAAACGCTCGGGTTCGCAGTCCACCAAGACCCGCGCCGAAGTGCGCGGTGGCGGAGCGAAGCCGTGGAATCAGAAGGGCACCGGCCGGGCCCGGGCCGGGTCGAGTCGTTCCCCCATCTGGACTGGCGGTGGCGTGATTCACGCCCCCAAGCCTCGGAGTTACGCCCAGCGCACCCCCAAGAAGATGATTCGTCTGGCCCTGAAGTCCGCCCTTTCCGACCGTGCCGCTTCGGAGCGGATTCTGGTACTCGATTGGGGCATCGATGCTCCGAGCACCAAGAGCGCCATGGCTGCCTTGGCGGCCAATGGCGTGGATGGTCGGGTGCTGGTGGTGCTCCGCCCCGAGGACCAGGCCATCTGGAAGAGCCTCCGCAACCTGGACAACATCCACGTGTGCGGCATTGGCGAGTTGAACGCCTACGACATCCTTGTGTCGGACTGGCTGGTCTTCACCCCCGACACGCTGCCGGTCGATCGCCCCGTTACCCGGGGCCACCACGCCGCTGAGGAGGCCTCGTGA
- a CDS encoding 30S ribosomal protein S10, translating into MAEKQKIRIRLKAYDHEIIDQSTKKIVETVLRTQATVRGPIPLPTENHRFTVIRGPHKDKDSREHFEMRIHKRLLDILEPSPKTVDSLQRIELPAGVDIEIKIQQV; encoded by the coding sequence ATGGCTGAGAAGCAGAAGATCCGCATTCGCCTGAAGGCGTACGACCACGAGATCATCGACCAGTCGACGAAGAAGATCGTCGAAACCGTTCTGCGCACGCAGGCCACGGTCCGGGGTCCGATCCCGCTGCCCACGGAAAACCACCGGTTCACCGTGATCCGGGGCCCTCACAAGGACAAGGACAGCCGAGAGCACTTTGAGATGAGGATCCACAAGCGCCTGCTCGACATCCTCGAGCCGTCGCCCAAGACGGTGGACTCGCTGCAGCGCATCGAACTTCCCGCTGGCGTGGACATCGAGATCAAGATCCAACAGGTCTAA
- a CDS encoding CapA family protein, giving the protein MGSPRHRASPVSARRRRITLGLVAMISAAVLAVSYGASRLDSADTATLGTDSPSSPPSTPVAETTTTTEPRGDLGSGEPVTIAFAGDINFEGTNRLRLDNDPSGALGPFAPVISAADLAIGNLEAAIAVGGAPAPKQFTFQAPPMAVDALRSAGFDVVSMANNHGVDYGPDGLAESLAVARAQRDHFMVGIGANEDEAFAPFTTTIRGQRIAVIGATQVMGDSLIEAWTATADHAGLASAKRVDRLVAEVEAARATNDTVIVFLHWGVEKETCPSGDQQRLARTLVDAGADLVVGGHAHRLQGAGRLGNAVVNYGLGNFFFKENSAAGAQTGVFTVTATGRRIDRYQWTPGRITNSVPSPLMGAEAERARADWEGLRGCTGLAP; this is encoded by the coding sequence ATGGGTTCCCCTCGCCATCGAGCGTCTCCTGTTTCGGCTCGACGGCGCCGGATCACTCTGGGGCTGGTCGCCATGATCAGCGCGGCCGTCCTGGCGGTGAGCTACGGCGCGAGTCGGCTGGACAGTGCGGATACCGCCACGCTCGGAACGGATTCCCCCAGTTCCCCTCCTTCCACCCCAGTTGCTGAGACCACTACCACCACGGAGCCGCGGGGGGACCTCGGCAGTGGCGAGCCAGTCACGATCGCCTTCGCGGGCGATATCAACTTTGAGGGAACGAACCGCCTTCGCCTCGATAACGACCCCTCCGGGGCCCTTGGTCCGTTTGCACCGGTCATCAGCGCCGCTGACCTCGCCATCGGGAACCTCGAAGCGGCGATTGCCGTCGGCGGTGCTCCGGCCCCCAAGCAGTTCACCTTTCAGGCACCCCCAATGGCGGTGGATGCGCTGCGCTCCGCCGGCTTCGATGTGGTGAGCATGGCCAACAACCACGGGGTGGACTACGGCCCCGATGGTCTGGCGGAATCGCTGGCGGTGGCGCGCGCCCAACGAGATCACTTCATGGTGGGGATCGGCGCCAACGAGGACGAGGCCTTCGCTCCCTTCACCACCACGATCCGCGGCCAGCGCATTGCGGTCATTGGTGCCACCCAGGTAATGGGCGACAGCCTGATCGAGGCTTGGACCGCCACGGCAGACCATGCGGGTTTGGCGTCGGCCAAGCGCGTGGACCGCTTGGTGGCCGAGGTAGAGGCCGCCCGGGCCACTAACGACACGGTGATCGTCTTCCTCCACTGGGGGGTGGAGAAGGAGACATGTCCAAGTGGGGACCAACAGCGGTTGGCTCGTACTCTCGTCGATGCCGGAGCCGACCTGGTGGTGGGAGGTCATGCTCACCGCCTTCAGGGGGCCGGGCGCCTCGGGAATGCCGTGGTCAACTACGGCCTCGGTAACTTTTTCTTCAAGGAAAACAGTGCCGCCGGGGCGCAAACCGGCGTCTTTACCGTGACGGCCACGGGTCGGCGCATCGATCGTTACCAGTGGACCCCCGGCCGTATCACCAACAGCGTTCCCTCGCCGCTGATGGGAGCCGAGGCGGAGCGCGCCCGGGCCGACTGGGAGGGCCTGCGGGGCTGCACGGGCCTGGCTCCCTAG
- a CDS encoding 30S ribosomal protein S17, with translation MADETTTRPNARKLREGVVTSAGMDKTAVVTVTTRKPHPLYNKTMVRTKKLYVHDETNDAKLGDKVRVQETRPLSKLKRWRLVEVLERAR, from the coding sequence ATGGCCGACGAGACCACTACTCGGCCCAACGCCCGCAAGTTGCGCGAGGGAGTTGTTACTTCCGCCGGCATGGACAAGACCGCCGTCGTTACGGTAACTACCCGCAAGCCGCACCCGCTCTACAACAAGACCATGGTGCGCACCAAGAAGCTCTACGTGCACGATGAGACCAACGACGCCAAGCTGGGCGACAAAGTTCGGGTCCAAGAGACCCGGCCCCTGTCCAAGCTGAAGCGCTGGCGGCTTGTGGAAGTGCTGGAGCGAGCACGATGA
- a CDS encoding 50S ribosomal protein L5 gives MTTATATNPVPRLKTRYETEIRDALKEQLGFGNIMQVPRLEKIVINMGVGAAVGQPSLLEGAVKDLTRISGQKPIITRARKSIANFKLREENPIGTKVTLRGARMWEFLDRLISLAIPRVRDFRGLNPRSFDGHGNYTFGVSDQLIFPEVDYDSIDAPRGMDITIVTTAKTNAEGKALLDAFGFPFKREGQE, from the coding sequence GTGACCACCGCCACCGCTACCAACCCGGTACCGCGGCTCAAGACCAGGTATGAGACCGAAATCCGTGATGCCCTCAAGGAGCAACTCGGGTTCGGAAACATCATGCAGGTTCCCCGCCTCGAAAAGATCGTGATCAACATGGGCGTCGGCGCCGCTGTTGGGCAGCCTTCACTGCTCGAGGGAGCCGTGAAGGACCTCACCCGGATCTCTGGTCAGAAGCCGATCATCACCCGGGCCCGTAAGTCCATCGCCAACTTCAAACTCCGTGAGGAGAACCCCATCGGCACGAAGGTCACCCTGCGGGGTGCGCGCATGTGGGAGTTCCTCGACCGGCTCATCAGCCTCGCCATCCCGCGGGTCCGTGACTTCCGGGGGCTCAACCCCCGTTCGTTCGACGGCCACGGCAACTACACGTTCGGTGTGAGCGACCAGCTGATTTTCCCGGAGGTCGACTACGACTCGATCGATGCCCCGCGAGGCATGGACATCACCATCGTGACGACCGCCAAGACCAACGCCGAAGGCAAGGCCCTCCTCGACGCCTTTGGCTTCCCGTTCAAGCGCGAGGGACAGGAATAA
- a CDS encoding 50S ribosomal protein L6: MSRIGKSPIPVPRGVDVTIAGSHVTVKGPKGTLERVLPGAITVRQDGDELLVERPDDERENRAMHGLVRSLVNNMVVGVNEEFVKELEIIGVGYRAAAQGTSKLDLALGFSHPVSVDAPAGITFETPTPNRIIVKGIDKEIVGQVAANIRKIRKPEPYKGKGVRYLGEFVAKKAGKTGK, from the coding sequence ATGAGCCGAATCGGAAAATCCCCCATCCCGGTCCCCCGCGGCGTCGATGTGACCATCGCCGGGAGCCATGTCACCGTGAAGGGTCCCAAGGGCACTCTGGAGCGCGTGCTGCCGGGCGCTATCACCGTGCGTCAGGATGGCGATGAGTTGCTGGTGGAACGTCCCGACGATGAGCGCGAGAACCGGGCCATGCATGGCCTGGTTCGCTCGCTGGTGAACAACATGGTCGTGGGTGTGAACGAGGAGTTCGTGAAGGAGCTGGAGATCATCGGCGTGGGTTACCGCGCCGCCGCTCAGGGCACCAGCAAGCTTGATCTGGCTCTCGGGTTCAGTCACCCGGTGTCGGTTGACGCTCCCGCTGGCATCACCTTCGAGACCCCCACCCCGAACCGCATCATCGTGAAGGGTATCGACAAGGAAATCGTCGGCCAAGTGGCCGCCAACATCCGCAAGATCCGTAAACCCGAGCCTTACAAGGGCAAGGGCGTCCGGTACCTTGGCGAATTCGTCGCCAAGAAGGCCGGAAAGACGGGTAAGTAA